ATACATCGCTTCGATATCTTCTTTTAAATTCTCTCCTACCTTTATCTTAATAGTTCTAAAACCTGCATCGAATATCTTTTTTGCATCCTTTACTCTGTTTTCCAGTGTATCAATACCAACGGTCTTGTCCGTCTCTATTTGTTTTGTTGCTCCACCCAACAGCTGATAAACCTCTAATCCCGTCTCTTCACTGAGCGCATCCAAAACGGCAAATTGAATTGCTGCTTTTAAACTTGGTGTTGCAAAAAGTTTATCTGTAGCTTGAAAGATCCTTTTGTATTCTTTGACATCCATTTCCAAGAGCATTTCCTTTACAAAATCCTCAAGTGCCATGATCATCTCTGGTTTTTCGCCATTCACTCTGAAAGAAGGCGATGCCTCTCCGTAACCTTGTATGCCATTTTCCAGTGTTATTTTCACCTCAATATTTGTTGCACAAGATGCAATACTTCCTGTTATATGAAAAGGTTTTTCATACTCATATGTTTTCAAAGAAAATTCTATATTCTTTATCTTACTCACTTGTATTTCCCTCCTTTATAATTGCTGAAATGAAATTACCTCGATCTTTGTTTGCAATTTGACTTTCTTGCCCTCTGACTCGGCTTCTCCTGTTTGATTGTCCGTTGGATCTTCTCTGTAAAACACGGTCTTTGGTTCAAAATCCTTCATAAAATCTGAATTAGCGACCATTCTAAAACCATCGAGATTGCCAAAATAAAATCTTCGGTATGGCTCATTATCTCTTCTTGCACCACCAAAAGAAGGATCGACTGGAAGCCAACCGTATGGTTTTACATAAAACAGTGCCCAGTCATGTGAAGAAGCAAATACGGGATTTGCGTACCAACCAGATTGCCATCTTGCAGGTATACCAGCTATTCTACACATGGTTATAAACAAGATTGCTTGAAATCCACAATCACCCTTCAGATTTTCTGATACGTATTTTGATATATTCTCAAAGGTTGCATAAGGTCTGACATAAGAATACCTGACATGATTTGTGATCCAGTCATAGATTTTCATTGCTTTGAGATAATCATTTGATTCACCTTGTAATATCTCATTTGTCAATCTTTTCAAATATGGACTGAAGACTATATGCGGTGGATCTTCATTCAAATGTTCATCGATATCTGGTCTTTCAACTTTGCTGGGGTCTACTTTATTGATCCATTCGCTCACCGTGTATTCAAACTCGATGAAGTACTCTTTGTCTTTTGATTCGAAATATATCGTTCTTTGTGGCGTATCATTCGGTGCGATGAAGTAGTTCTCATGACTTGCGGATATCAACTTCACATCTCTGACTTGAAGTTCTTCTTTTGGAAATGGAAGCCAAACACGGAATGATTTACCATCTCCTTTTATCTTTGCATTCATCTTTATGCGAACCTTGTACTCTCTTGGTAAATTGCCACTTAAAAGCTCATCTAATCTTTTGTGTAAAAGCTCTTTTGCCCTTTCTGAATCTTTATCTTTCTGCATTCTTTCTTTGTATTTTGGTAAAGCAAAACCAATGTTGGGGATGAATCTTTCCTGAAATTTTCTCTTACCATCTACGAGTATGTAATCGATATATCCATTTTCAAGAAGTTCATAAAACTCGTCGTAGGTAAAATCTGTGATCTTTTCCTTGGCTTTTTTTAATGCTTCTTCTTCATCAAATGGATAATTCTCTAAAAGCATGTTGATTCTTTCTCTCTCGTATAAAAGTCTCTGTCTTTGAATCTGTGTGATTCTTTCATCTTTGAGCCATTTGTCAATCAATCTGAATGCCAAGGTGAAGTTACCGATCTTTTCCTCTCGTTGCACATCCTCAGGAAGATCACACATCAAAAATTCCACTTTATCACCCCTTTTCAGATCTATTGTATCAACTGTTGGATTGGTTTTGTTTTTTCAATATAAGAAAAAATGAATTTTTAAAGAATGACATAACAATAGGACCATTTGCTTGAAAAATCTCTTGAGTCATCGAAGAGAGAAAATATATCAAGTATCAATTTGTGAATGAATAATTATAAACCCTTTTTTGGTCGATTTCTCAAATTCTGGTATCAATTCAAGAAGAATAATTTGCAAGAACTTTCGCTCTTTCTGTATCAACTATGCCAAGATCGGAGAATTTATAGAGTGGACTGACTGTCAAAGCCAGAACAGAGAGAAAGATCACAGGATTTTTGTGCCTAACACCAGCTTCCCTGAGTGCATTTTCTATTTTCTCGAGCCTTCGAGCGACTGTTTCAACCTTTTGTGTGCTTATTATCCCACCTATCTCAAGTGGTAAACTCACAGAATCTGAACAGTCATGATACACCATACCACCACCAATATTCAAGAGCTCCTCAACAGCCATTTTCATGCATCTTGAACACTTTCCCACCACAACAATATTGTGCGAATCGTGTGAGAAACTTGAAGCAAAGGCTCCTTTATGCATTCCAAAACCTTTCAACAATCCGACGTGTCCTTTCAAAGACTTTCTGTGAAACACAGCTACATTGACATAATCACCAATCGCAAAACCGTTTTTGATACTAATCGATTCTTGGATTAGTTCCGTGAAACTGTTTCGATCGTTACATATAACTACATTCAATTTTTTAATACCATCGCCGACATTCGACAAGTGAAATTCTCTTTCACTAAAAGTTTTTTTATCAAATCTCAAGGTCAATCTTCCCTCAAATTTCTGTGGTAGAAGTCTTTCATATTCAACACCTTTGCAAAAAGTATTGATAGGTTCTAATTCTTCAAGATTCTCAGTAACAAAGAAGTTCGCATATTTCGCTGGAGCTATCGCTCCAAGATTTGGTAACTTCAAATATCTTGCAGGCTTGATAGTTGCAGATGCGATTGCATCAAGAAGGTCCCATCCCTTTTTCGCTGCCAGGGACACAACTTTGTTCAGATGACCTTTTAGCAATTTTGTGGTTGGTGTGTCATCGGTAACAAGGAGTATCTGAGACTTATCTTTCAATTTTGAAATTGCCTGGATATTTTCCTCGGTAAGGGATTTTTCTTGAATCATCACGCACATACCTTTTGAAAGTTGTTCTGAAAGTTTCTGTGGGTTTGTTAAGGTATGGTCTGAACCAATACCAGTTGATATGTATTTCGATAGATCTTTCCCTTTCAAGGTAGGACAGTGCCCTTCGATCAACAAATTGTGCTTTTTTGCTATTTCGATAATTTCAAGGAGTTTTTCGTTGTCATTCAATACTCCTATGTAATCCATAACCTCTCCAAGTGCTATCACATTCTCTATCTTTGCAAGTTTTTCTACATCTTCAGGTTCGATAGATGCATTTGGTGTTTCCAGATTCTTATTGGTTGTTGGAACACAACTTGGAATAGCGGTATAAAACTTCAAAGGTTGATCTTTTCCATTTTCAATCATGAACCTTACTCCATCTATTCCAAAGACATTGGCCATCTCATGGGGGTCTTGTAACACTGCGATCGTCCCATGTTTTAAGGCAACTTCTGCAAATCCACTACATGTGACAAGAGAACTTTCAACATGCATATGAGCATCTATCAGTCCTGGTACTACATACATGTTTTTTAGATCGACAATTTCAACTGGTTCGTTTTCCGTGATTTCTCCTTCTTCGACAAATTCGAAAACACCATCTTTTACCAAAAACCATCCTTGAAAGATACGTTGTCTGAAAACATCTACGATCTTTGCATTTTTAAAAAGTCTTCTCTCCAGAACGATCCCTCTCTATCAATATTTCGACTGCTCTTATGGCAACATCTATCATCTTCTTTTCGGCTTCATAGAATAGTCTCTCTTTTTCTTCCAAAGTTGGTTGTGGATTAAGCCAGATATTTGAATCCGTTGCGAGTATAGCGCCTACAGAAAGATGTCTCAAAGATCCAAGAACAAAGGCAATCGAACACTCTTGTTCAGCTGCCACAACACCACAGTCGGTCAGAAATTTATTTAAATGCTCATCTTGAACGTAATATGCATCTCTTGTAAACACAATACCATGGTAATATTGGTAATTCAATTCTTCTGCAGCTTTCATCAAGGCAAGTGTGACTTTTAGATCGGCAACTGCGGGAAATGGAGCAGGAGCATAGGCGTGTGAAGTGCCTTCACCCCTATACGCCGCTGTGGCTATTACCAAACTACCAATTGGCATATTTGGTTGTCTACCTCCGGCTGAACCAACTCTTATCAATGTTTTTGCTCCAACTCTTGCCAATTCTTCAATTGCTATCGAAGCCGATGGACCACCGATACCAGTTGAGCAAACGCTGACAGTCTCACCGAGCAATTTTCCAGTATAAACATGATATGCCCTATTCATTGAGATCTGACTTACACTCTCAAGCCGCTTGGCTATTTTAGCTGCCCTTGCTTCATCACCCGGTATGAACACATATCTTCCCACATCTCCCTCTTTGCACCTGATATGTTTTTGAACACTCATTCTTCTTCCTCCTTAATTGCCAAAAGATGCTCTGCAGGTATGTGTAAAAACACTCTGTCACCTTCGGTGATATTTTCCAACTGAGATAATTCCGTTTCGACACCTACAAGATTGCCATCTGACATCTTCAAAATCAGAGAGACGCTCTCACCTTGAAAAATCTTCGATGCAACCAGAGATGATAGTTTATTCTCACCGTCATGAACGTCGACCATCATCCTTCTTGCTCTGGCGCAAAGTACAACCTTTTCATTTTCTTTCATGCTGGTGGTTGTACGGGCTTTGAGCGATTTTTCTACAGTCTTTATGGTTGCAAAATCACCTTCTACTTTTTCCACAACACCCTTGGCGATTTCTTGAAAACCCATGAAATTTGCTACAAACCTTGTTTTTGGGTTTGAAAACACTTCTTTTGGAGTGTCAAGTTGCACGATCTTACCATTGTTCATGACGGCAATTTGGTCTGACAATGCCACGGCTTCAGATTGGTCATGTGTGACATAGATAGTAGTTATTCCCAATTTTTGTTGAATTCTTCTTATTTCATTTCTCATTTCAATTCTCAAATTTGCATCCAAATTTGACAATGGCTCGTCCATGAGAAGAACATCTGGCTCTATTACGATAGCCCTCGCAATCCCAACTCTTTGCTGCTGTCCTCCCGAAAGTTGAGATGGCAGTCTATATTCAAGTCCTGAAAGCCCAACTAAATCTATCGCTCTTTTAACTCTCTGATCTATCTCTGATTTATTCAATTTTCTCATTTTCAACCCAAACGCGATATTTTCAAAGACATTCAGATGTGGAAATAAGGCATAGCTTTGAAATACAATCCCCATATTTCTCTTATGTGGTGGCACTCTCGTATAATCTTTACCATTCACAATGATCTTCCCATTCATTGGTGATATAAAACCAGCCAAAGTTCTCAGTGTCGTAGTTTTTCCACATCCCGACGGGCCAAGCAGTGACAAAAACGAGCCTTTTTCAACACTTAAACTGAGATTTTTCAACACAACAACATTATTTTGGTAAGCAACGGATACATCCACAATTTCAAGAAAGGCCATTTTCATCCCTCACAAAAGTTTGGATATACCAAAGATTTTCTGAACCAACAAAACAACTACCAGTGTCGCACCTATCAACAACGTCGAAAGGGCTGCAATGCTTGGATTATAGTAATACTCCATATATGTCATCATCACTATTGGCAAGGTACTCACACCAGGACCGGTGAGAAAAAGAGAGATCGGTACATTGTTAAAAGATGTGATGAATGTCATTATGAAAGCTGAGATTATGCCAACTCTGATGTTTGGAAGAACAACTAAGAAAAAACTTTTCAATGGATGTGCCCCAAGGCTCTGCGCTGCTTCTTCAATTGAAAAAGGTAAATTCACCAGACTTGCCAGAGTGGATCTGACCACGTAAGGCAAAACAATAGCTGTATGGCCAATTAACAAAGTTGCCTGAACTGAAAAAATATTCAACAAGACAAAAAATCTGAGCAAAGCGAGCCCAGCGACCATCCCAGGTATTATCACAGGCAGAGTTGTGACAAGTTCTATCAGGCGCTTGCCTTTGAAATTATATCTCGCTGTGATATAAGCCACAGGTACACCCAGCAATAAAGAGAGAAAAGATGAATACAAAGCTAACTGCAAGCTGAAGATAAAACTCTTTTGAAACATGGGCATTGCGATAACTTTCTTGAACCATGATAACGTGAACCCCGTTGGTGGAAATCTCAGTGTAGAAGATGGTTCAAAAGAAGCAAAGAAGATCACCAAAAATGGACCGAGTAATATAGCAAATACAATTATTAAGCAAAAAACAAGCCATCTATTGATCTTCATTGCTTACTCACTCCCAAGCTACTGATCTTTCTGGAAAGGTAATTCACAGCAAGGGTCGTTACGAACATCACCACAGCGATTACAGTCGCCATGCTCCAATCTAAGGTCACCGATGTCTTTTGATAAAGCAAAGTACTCAACATCAAGACGCGACTTCCACCGAGTACCGCTGGTGTGACATACGCAGTTATGCAACCAGTGAAAACCAGTGTGGATCCTGCAACAATACCTTCGACTGTGAGTGGAATATAAATCTTTGTAAAAAGATTAAGAGCGTTTGCACCAAGACTTTTTGCTGCCAAGGGTACTTCCTTTGGAAGGTTTTCAAGGGCACTCACAAGGGAAATAACCATCAAAGGGAGAAACAACTGCAAAAGTCCAAAAAAGACAGCCCCAGGTGTGTAAAGAAGTCTTTTAGGGCTGTCTATGAGTTTAAGCGAGATCAATAGATTGTTGATCAAACCCTCTCGACCAAGTACGGCAAGCCACGAAAAGGTCCTCGCCACAGAATTTGTCATCAATGGAAATACCACTAAGGTCATTAACAAACTCTTTAGCGAATCATTTGCTATATTCACGATGGCTAAGGCAGATGGATATCCAATTGCCAGTGAAACAACAGTCACAAGAAGACTTATCGTAAGACTTCTTGTATAAGCCACACGCGAAACTCTTTGAGTGAAGAACTGGACATATTTATTAATCACCCATCCTTTTTGAGGTTGATAGACACTTTCAACCATTATCAAAAAGATGGGTAGAAGAAAAAACACGAGCAAAAACAGCAATGTTGGCAAGATTATGACGTACTTTTTCATCTTATTGTGCTATCAACTCGTTCCATTTGTTGATCCATTTATCGTAATTTTCTACGATGAAATCTGTTTTGTAGAAAATGAGAGATTTTATATGATCAACACCATAAGTCAATTTCTCTGCTATATCTTGGGGAACTGTGACATTGACATTCACTGGCGAATCCACAAGATCCATTGCTTCTGCATACTGCACTTCTTGACTTATCATGAAATCTATGTACTTGTAGGCTTCCTCGAGATTCTTTGCGCCTTTCACTATACTGATTACATTCAGAAAACCTGGCATACCTTCCTTAGGTGTTACCCACGCAAGGGGTAAACCAGTATCAAGAAATTGACCCCATGAAAACCTCTGAACTGGAGCCATCCAGACTTCACCCATCTTGAAGAGATTGATGAGTTCCGATGAAGTCTTATAAAAAGTGACGACATTTTTCTTGAGTTGGTTGAGCTTTTCAAATGCCGCTTTCAATTCAGGATCATAAGCATTTCCACCATAGATTTCATTAAAAAGCATCATCAATGCCGGTCCTTGTGTCGTCGTTATATCTGGTAGACTTATATGTCCGGCTACTTCCTTATTCCAAAAATCTTTCCATGAAGTGATTGGTCCTTTGATCTTATCCGTTCGATACACGATACCCATGCTATAAACTGTATAGCCAATGCCGTAATTTCCTCCAATTGGATCCTTGGCAAAATCATAGATTTCTGTGTAATTTTTCAATTTACTCACGTCAATGGGTTGCAAAAGACCTTCTTTAACAGCAAGCATGGCATAATAATCAACAAAATGAACTACATCGATTACAGGATTACTTTTTTGAGAGATTAACTTGGTCAACCTTACAGAATTATTTCCAACTTCTCTGACAATTTCAACGCCATATTTTTCCAAAAACGGTTTAGAGATGTTCTTATCCAGAAGATCAAGGTTAAAACCCCATGTTGAAACATTCAACTTTGCGGCACAGAAGGCTGTTACAGCAATCAAAGACATGATAATGCCAAGAAAAATCTTTTTCATCTTTGATCCCTCCCATGGGAATTTAGCTTCACTACAAATATTGTAGCAAAAGTGAATAAAACAGGCAAGATCTCAAAAATTCGAAACTTTTTAAGGTGAGTATATCCAAAACCAAATTGACTGTTTTATGTGATGATAAACTCACATCACCACTTTTTACCGAACACGGCTTTTCAGTTTTCATAGAGAAAGATGATCAATCACCAATTCTTTTTGATATTGGTAACAGTGATGTTTTCATGAAAAATGCCAGTATCCTGAGAAAAGATTCGACAAAAGTTGAAAAGATAATAAGCCATGGTCATTACAAAAGCGTGGTTTGAAATACCTTTGAAAGAAGAACAAAAAAGAGTAACAGACGCCTTGAAAAAACTTGGTGTGAAAAAATCATACCCTATTATTGCACAGGAGACCAGGCAAAAGAGATTATCAAATAAGGCATGAAATCATTAATTATCTTTATAATAACTTTGATTTTCTAAGAGTTGTTCCTGTGGAACGTCTTTCAATTCTCTTGCTGGGATTCCAGCATACACTTTTTTAGGAGGCACATTTCTTGTTACAACAGCACCTGCAGCGATAAGGGCATCTTCACCAATTTCTATACCAGGTAAAATAGTTGCATTCGCTCCTATTCTTGCACCTTTTCGAATTGTTGGACCTTTGAAATATTTCTTTCTTTCTTCTGTTCGTCCAAGAAAGTTGTCGTTTGTAAAAGTGACCTCAGGGGCTATGAAACAGTAATCTTCGATTGTTGACATGGCAGTGATATATGCTTCTGTTTCTATCTTTACATATCTTCCTATCGTTGTTTTATTTTCAACGGCTACTCCT
The DNA window shown above is from Thermotoga profunda AZM34c06 and carries:
- a CDS encoding L-Ala-D/L-Glu epimerase; the encoded protein is MSKIKNIEFSLKTYEYEKPFHITGSIASCATNIEVKITLENGIQGYGEASPSFRVNGEKPEMIMALEDFVKEMLLEMDVKEYKRIFQATDKLFATPSLKAAIQFAVLDALSEETGLEVYQLLGGATKQIETDKTVGIDTLENRVKDAKKIFDAGFRTIKIKVGENLKEDIEAMYEIYKVSKGAKYIVDANMGYTPKQAVEFANQLYQAGIDIAVYEQPVHMSDIDGLRFVRFNVSFPVAADESAKTKFDVLRLIKEEAVDYVNIKLMKSGISDALSIVELAKSANIKLMIGCMGESSVGINQSVHFAMGTGAFDFCDLDSHLMLKEDKFRGKFLQDGPRMIARK
- a CDS encoding transglutaminase-like domain-containing protein, which produces MEFLMCDLPEDVQREEKIGNFTLAFRLIDKWLKDERITQIQRQRLLYERERINMLLENYPFDEEEALKKAKEKITDFTYDEFYELLENGYIDYILVDGKRKFQERFIPNIGFALPKYKERMQKDKDSERAKELLHKRLDELLSGNLPREYKVRIKMNAKIKGDGKSFRVWLPFPKEELQVRDVKLISASHENYFIAPNDTPQRTIYFESKDKEYFIEFEYTVSEWINKVDPSKVERPDIDEHLNEDPPHIVFSPYLKRLTNEILQGESNDYLKAMKIYDWITNHVRYSYVRPYATFENISKYVSENLKGDCGFQAILFITMCRIAGIPARWQSGWYANPVFASSHDWALFYVKPYGWLPVDPSFGGARRDNEPYRRFYFGNLDGFRMVANSDFMKDFEPKTVFYREDPTDNQTGEAESEGKKVKLQTKIEVISFQQL
- a CDS encoding adenine deaminase C-terminal domain-containing protein — protein: MVKDGVFEFVEEGEITENEPVEIVDLKNMYVVPGLIDAHMHVESSLVTCSGFAEVALKHGTIAVLQDPHEMANVFGIDGVRFMIENGKDQPLKFYTAIPSCVPTTNKNLETPNASIEPEDVEKLAKIENVIALGEVMDYIGVLNDNEKLLEIIEIAKKHNLLIEGHCPTLKGKDLSKYISTGIGSDHTLTNPQKLSEQLSKGMCVMIQEKSLTEENIQAISKLKDKSQILLVTDDTPTTKLLKGHLNKVVSLAAKKGWDLLDAIASATIKPARYLKLPNLGAIAPAKYANFFVTENLEELEPINTFCKGVEYERLLPQKFEGRLTLRFDKKTFSEREFHLSNVGDGIKKLNVVICNDRNSFTELIQESISIKNGFAIGDYVNVAVFHRKSLKGHVGLLKGFGMHKGAFASSFSHDSHNIVVVGKCSRCMKMAVEELLNIGGGMVYHDCSDSVSLPLEIGGIISTQKVETVARRLEKIENALREAGVRHKNPVIFLSVLALTVSPLYKFSDLGIVDTERAKVLANYSS
- a CDS encoding nucleoside phosphorylase, whose protein sequence is MSVQKHIRCKEGDVGRYVFIPGDEARAAKIAKRLESVSQISMNRAYHVYTGKLLGETVSVCSTGIGGPSASIAIEELARVGAKTLIRVGSAGGRQPNMPIGSLVIATAAYRGEGTSHAYAPAPFPAVADLKVTLALMKAAEELNYQYYHGIVFTRDAYYVQDEHLNKFLTDCGVVAAEQECSIAFVLGSLRHLSVGAILATDSNIWLNPQPTLEEKERLFYEAEKKMIDVAIRAVEILIERDRSGEKTF
- a CDS encoding ABC transporter ATP-binding protein — protein: MAFLEIVDVSVAYQNNVVVLKNLSLSVEKGSFLSLLGPSGCGKTTTLRTLAGFISPMNGKIIVNGKDYTRVPPHKRNMGIVFQSYALFPHLNVFENIAFGLKMRKLNKSEIDQRVKRAIDLVGLSGLEYRLPSQLSGGQQQRVGIARAIVIEPDVLLMDEPLSNLDANLRIEMRNEIRRIQQKLGITTIYVTHDQSEAVALSDQIAVMNNGKIVQLDTPKEVFSNPKTRFVANFMGFQEIAKGVVEKVEGDFATIKTVEKSLKARTTTSMKENEKVVLCARARRMMVDVHDGENKLSSLVASKIFQGESVSLILKMSDGNLVGVETELSQLENITEGDRVFLHIPAEHLLAIKEEEE
- a CDS encoding ABC transporter permease; this translates as MKINRWLVFCLIIVFAILLGPFLVIFFASFEPSSTLRFPPTGFTLSWFKKVIAMPMFQKSFIFSLQLALYSSFLSLLLGVPVAYITARYNFKGKRLIELVTTLPVIIPGMVAGLALLRFFVLLNIFSVQATLLIGHTAIVLPYVVRSTLASLVNLPFSIEEAAQSLGAHPLKSFFLVVLPNIRVGIISAFIMTFITSFNNVPISLFLTGPGVSTLPIVMMTYMEYYYNPSIAALSTLLIGATLVVVLLVQKIFGISKLL
- a CDS encoding ABC transporter permease, with translation MKKYVIILPTLLFLLVFFLLPIFLIMVESVYQPQKGWVINKYVQFFTQRVSRVAYTRSLTISLLVTVVSLAIGYPSALAIVNIANDSLKSLLMTLVVFPLMTNSVARTFSWLAVLGREGLINNLLISLKLIDSPKRLLYTPGAVFFGLLQLFLPLMVISLVSALENLPKEVPLAAKSLGANALNLFTKIYIPLTVEGIVAGSTLVFTGCITAYVTPAVLGGSRVLMLSTLLYQKTSVTLDWSMATVIAVVMFVTTLAVNYLSRKISSLGVSKQ
- a CDS encoding ABC transporter substrate-binding protein, whose product is MKKIFLGIIMSLIAVTAFCAAKLNVSTWGFNLDLLDKNISKPFLEKYGVEIVREVGNNSVRLTKLISQKSNPVIDVVHFVDYYAMLAVKEGLLQPIDVSKLKNYTEIYDFAKDPIGGNYGIGYTVYSMGIVYRTDKIKGPITSWKDFWNKEVAGHISLPDITTTQGPALMMLFNEIYGGNAYDPELKAAFEKLNQLKKNVVTFYKTSSELINLFKMGEVWMAPVQRFSWGQFLDTGLPLAWVTPKEGMPGFLNVISIVKGAKNLEEAYKYIDFMISQEVQYAEAMDLVDSPVNVNVTVPQDIAEKLTYGVDHIKSLIFYKTDFIVENYDKWINKWNELIAQ
- a CDS encoding MBL fold metallo-hydrolase — translated: MSISKTKLTVLCDDKLTSPLFTEHGFSVFIEKDDQSPILFDIGNSDVFMKNASILRKDSTKVEKIISHGHYKSVV
- a CDS encoding acyltransferase, coding for MYISSNAKIGENVILGHNVVIEDGVVINSNVTVGHNVVIKKDTVVGEGCIIGDNTILGKEPFKATISATTEKKTLPALIIGKYVTIGANCVIYRGASLKDYVFVGDLASIREDVVIGEYTVIGRGVAVENKTTIGRYVKIETEAYITAMSTIEDYCFIAPEVTFTNDNFLGRTEERKKYFKGPTIRKGARIGANATILPGIEIGEDALIAAGAVVTRNVPPKKVYAGIPARELKDVPQEQLLENQSYYKDN